The proteins below come from a single Drosophila teissieri strain GT53w chromosome 3L, Prin_Dtei_1.1, whole genome shotgun sequence genomic window:
- the LOC122616536 gene encoding Ig-like and fibronectin type-III domain-containing protein 2 has product MLRLLLVHIITICALITIVKCGVPIGTGGPSIILESKDALLTCVVSDNSANNTVIWKKGDEILTAGTVRVTKDHRVRILHDENPKGRNLETGGEVWVLLIKTLKPSDSGAYICELNSDPVLRSIHILTVKELHSSTGGPGNSTDTSTAESSDVFLLPPPLDAQDNRSFWRPSQVPPLVTHDFTECCERANVSTQCMGFCNVHNILDGTTGIDPEACERDFPGIVRCMADGRNHVPCCVDKQIPDLCQDMCRGEYTPFTDKLKTRVSCVQHTLSGLQCILKGVQLIPSSPTFVTIENVSETSVTIGWTAPDKLADRVSGYTINVTTLHSFDEDELSGEIVHRTASDSPESISLYTVPMNQTQLMLSNLSPLTMYAVVVTATNDFGSSLPTERLRFFTHISASAAESKAGTTDKQAMPQLPDTRQCCEDNGMTHRMCLDKMCDPQKTDQANLPDFMVCAPWSNITFNCLANNIDHTPCCRARGIPSACFPLCSGKLTSLDFSLFKCLRFMSEYNSCLFQGYGVLADPPSKLRTVAKTDSFVILDWNKPKRLADTVSTYHVKFRRLGVGDDYLTVEKRQPPLILEGLESDIYYEFYVVSINAYGKSEASPRLITRTLPAEPVEQTAARYNMTTCCQASGLLPQCAPLCSYNIRLSDIERLGPACRAQMPILARCAAGGRDHSPCCSRRGVINACMPLCRGVMPLALTTKSATASAAAAATSSSSSSSSAAAAATSASATSNSNAAGATSSSSASSGTPSNAPDCLSYAGNILQCFEEGTQNIPGPPEDVHATFVNQSSVSLAWTQPDVDNSSNSSSSGNASPGDMITGDELAAGAVDPASAGKDVANAGDATSGTTGTEDIEFIVQYGRVNNMTMYETVAKLENELTTNETSIDLTNLDANALYRITVVTRGKFGTSLPASMLLLNTTDQQRTGEAWGAPSPPHSLTVVAHSATWMQLTWQPPEYAHPHERITYRVYHKAMRAEQFIKIETKLAWLRMNNLKPSSQHVLYVEAVGERGDSLPSETLVAWTDPALPAFVDPPTVHPGDNIPEGGSMTILCLAFGNPAPTISLYVGGHLVRQDASRHMVTVIHNVSTDMEHISCYADNGYGVPMQATRRVNICYPPKIQAAGITVASIGDEIELRCTVNSKVPPKTIFWREKDGRVPVINGGNYFISVKANESRPHYYTMSLRISKLQANDVGDYFCHADNPYGATTTPVSVRIRNTPALNHNVSECCAAQNVSMPCRSACSYYVDFDAIADRPECIVDFDKLMRCAADGSDHRSCCADEHVPRKCLNWCRGESVRSKEICSLQYARTIVGCFEKNRDRLPGPPENIVVSVVSDSEVNIRWDAPTKNPNAVDGYRIFYHEAAILPPTSSSSSSSSSSGAPSSDSGSSMENPGMDTLAAMNNATSMGNSNNAMAALEIRRIDVKDTTISINGLKKDVLYELVVKAGNSYGASVLTDPIRFTLGEHHVTSATSSYSSAVGTISGIVASILAILLAAAAIVFYRRQRSTYGKSANGNVAFENPTYTRGLEQVQLPTVTSAITTQNGNHHGMSSSNNNGSSNSHSHGRNGIAATMTTSTTTTAPTAAAAAASSATSAGVALTGNKQHQQQQQQQQQQHKSAADAAHHFHNPLSNTQCNEVNPTIYEELKLGQEGAGFKKLVP; this is encoded by the exons ATGCTCAGACTTTTGCTGGTTCACATAATAACGATATGTGCGCTAATAACTATTGTTAAGTGTGGTGTGCCAATTG GAACCGGCGGACCTTCAATTATTTTGGAGAGCAAGGATGCTTTATTAACCTGCGTAGTCTCAGATAATTCCGCGAACAACACAGTAATATGGAAGAAGGGTGACGAGATCCTGACCGCCGGCACAGTGCGGGTAACCAAGGATCATCGGGTGCGAATCCTGCACGATGAGA ATCCCAAGGGAAGGAACCTGGAAACGGGGGGCGAGGTTTGGGTGCTTTTGATTAAGACTCTTAAGCCCAGCGATTCGGGGGCTTATATATGCGAACTTAACTCGGATCCCGTTCTCCGCAGCATTCACATCCTGACAG TTAAGGAGCTCCATTCGTCGACGGGTGGTCCGGGAAATTCCACGGACACGTCGACCGCGGAGTCGAGTGATGTGTTCCTGTTGCCGCCACCGCTGGACGCGCAGGATAATCGCAGCTTTTGGAGGCCCAGTCAAGTGCCACCGCTGGTGACCCACGATTTCACCGAGTGCTGCGAACGGGCCAACGTGTCCACGCAGTGCATGGGCTTCTGCAACGTGCATAACATCCTCGACGGCACCACCGGCATCGATCCGGAGGCTTGCGAACGGGACTTCCCCGGCATTGTGCGCTGCATGGCGGATGGCCGCAACCATGTGCCCTGCTGCGTGGACAAGCAGATTCCGGACTTGTGCCAGGACATGTGCCGCGGCGAGTACACTCCGTTCACGGACAAGTTGAAGACCCGTGTTTCCTGCGTGCAGCACACACTGAGCGGGCTGCAGTGCATCCTGAAGGGTGTGCAGCTGATACCCAGTTCGCCCACCTTCGTGACGATCGAAAACGTTAGCGAAACGAGTGTGACCATCGGCTGGACGGCGCCGGATAAGCTGGCCGATCGCGTTTCCGGCTACACCATTAATGTGACCACTCTGCACAGCTTCGATGAGGATGAGTTGAGTGGCGAGATTGTTCACCGCACGGCCTCTGATTCTCCAGAATCAATCAGTCTCTACACGGTGCCCATGAATCAGACTCAGTTGATGCTGAGCAATCTAAGTCCGCTGACCATGTACGCCGTAGTTGTCACGGCCACCAATGATTTTGGCTCCAGTTTGCCCACTGAGCGGCTAAGATTTTTCACCCACATCAGCGCCTCGGCGGCGGAATCCAAGGCTGGAACCACGGACAAACAGGCAATGCCCCAACTTCCGGACACCCGACAATGTTGCGAGGACAATGGCATGACCCATCGCATGTGCCTGGACAAGATGTGCGATCCGCAGAAGACCGATCAGGCCAACTTGCCCGACTTCATGGTGTGCGCTCCCTGGTCGAATATCACGTTCAACTGTCTGGCCAACAACATTGATCATACGCCGTGTTGTCGCGCCAGGGGAATCCCATCCGCCTGCTTTCCCCTGTGCTCTGGCAAGCTGACGTCACTCGACTTCAGTCTGTTCAA ATGCCTGCGCTTCATGTCCGAGTACAACAGCTGTCTGTTCCAGGGCTACGGCGTACTGGCCGATCCGCCGTCAAAACTCCGGACGGTGGCTAAGACGGACAGCTTCGTGATTCTGGACTGGAACAAGCCGAAGCGCCTGGCCGACACCGTCAGCACATATCACGTCAAGTTCCGACGTCTGGGAGTGGGTGATGACTATCTGACCGTGGAGAAG CGCCAGCCGCCGCTGATTCTCGAGGGCCTGGAGTCGGACATCTACTACGAGTTCTACGTGGTCTCGATAAACGCGTACGGCAAGAGCGAGGCCTCCCCCCGCCTGATCACCCGGACTCTGCCGGCGGAGCCTGTCGAGCAGACAGCCGCCAGATACAACATGACGACCTGCTGCCAGGCCTCCGGACTGCTGCCCCAGTGCGCCCCCCTCTGCTCCTACAACATTCGACTGTCCGATATAGAGCGACTGGGTCCGGCTTGTCGAGCCCAAATGC CAATCCTGGCCCGCTGTGCAGCCGGAGGACGTGATCACAGTCCGTGCTGCAGTCGCCGTGGAGTCATTAACGCCTGCATGCCCCTCTGTCGCGGCGTCATGCCGCTCGCACTGACCACCAAATCGGCAACAGCATCGGCGGCTgccgcagcaacatcatcatcgtcatcgtcatcatctgcagcagcggcagcaacatctgcatctgccaccagcaacagcaatgcgGCAggagcaacatcatcatcgtctGCCTCATCGGGAACGCCAAGCAATGCGCCCGATTGTTTATCATATGCCGGCAACATTCTGCAGTGTTTCGAGGAAG GCACACAGAATATCCCAGGACCACCGGAAGATGTGCATGCGACATTCGTGAATCAGAGCAGCGTCAGTTTGGCCTGGACGCAGCCTGATGTGGATAATAGTAGCAATAgtagcagcagtggcaacGCATCGCCAGGTGACATGATAACCGGCGATGAACTGGCAGCTGGTGCCGTGGATCCTGCGAGCGCTGGAAAGGATGTGGCGAATGCTGGCGATGCCACAAGTGGGACAACTGGAACGGAGGATATTGAATTCATCGTACAATATGGCAGAGTCAATAACATGACCATGTACGAGACAGTTGCCAAATTGGAAAAT GAATTGACCACCAATGAGACGAGTATCGATTTGACCAATTTGGATGCGAATGCCTTGTACCGAATTACGGTTGTGACGCGCGGAAAATTTGGCACATCGCTGCCGGCATCCATGCTCTTGCTGAATACAACGGACCAACAACGGACCGGCGAAG CCTGGGGAGCCCCCTCACCGCCCCACTCGCTGACGGTGGTGGCCCACAGCGCCACCTGGATGCAGCTCACCTGGCAGCCGCCCGAGTACGCCCATCCGCACGAGAGGATTACCTACAG AGTTTACCACAAGGCCATGAGGGCCGAGCAATTCATAAAGATTGAAACGAAGCTGGCCTGGCTGAGGATGAACAACCTGAAGCCGAGCTCCCAGCATGTGCTCTACGTGGAGGCTGTGGGCGAACGTGGCGATTCCCTGCCCTCGGAGACGCTGGTGGCCTGGACGGATCCCGCCCTGCCCGCCTTCGTGGAT CCCCCCACTGTGCATCCGGGCGACAACATACCGGAGGGCGGTTCCATGACCATTCTCTGTCTGGCCTTCGGCAACCCGGCTCCCACCATCTCGCTCTACGTGGGTGGACATCTGGTGCGGCAGGACGCCTCGCGGCACATGGTCACGGTCATTCACAACGTGTCGACCGACATGGAGCACATCTCTTGCTATGCGGACAACGGCTACGGAGTGCCCATGCAGGCCACCAGGAGGGTTAACATATGCT ATCCTCCAAAAATCCAGGCTGCTGGCATCACCGTGGCCAGCATTGGTGATGAGATCGAACTACGGTGTACCGTGAACTCCAAGGTGCCGCCCAAGACGATTTTCTGGAGGGAAAAGGATGGAAGGGTGCCCGTGATAAATGGCGGGAACTATTTCATTTCCGTGAAAGCCAACGAATCCCGACCCCATTATTACACGATGTCGTTAAGGATCAGCAAGCTGCAGGCCAACGATGTCGGCGATTATTTCTGCCATGCGGATAATCCCTACGGAGCCACCACCACTCCGGTATcggtgcgtatacgcaatacgCCGGCGCTCAATCACAACGTATCCGAGTGCTGTGCGGCGCAAAATGTTTCGATGCCATGTCGCAGTGCCTGCAGCTATTACGTGGACTTCGATGCGATTGCGGATCGACCTGAGTGCATTGTGGACTTCGACAAGCTGATGCGATGTGCCGCCGATGGCTCGGATCACAGATCCTGCTGTGCGGATGAGCATGTGCCCCGAAAGTGCCTCAATTGGTGCCGCGGTGAGTCCGTTCGGTCCAAGGAGATCTGCAGCCTGCAGTACGCCCGCACAATTGTTGGTTGCTTTGAGAAGAACCGCGATCGATTGCCTGGACCGCCGGAGAATATTGTGGTCAGCGTGGTGTCCGACAGCGAAGTTAATATCAG ATGGGATGCGCCGACAAAGAATCCAAATGCCGTTGACGGTTATAGAATATTTTACCACGAGGCCGCCATACTGCCGCCAACGTCGTCGAgctcgagttcgagttcgagttcgggCGCCCCATCCTCGGATTCTGGCTCCTCGATGGAGAATCCCGGCATGGATACCCTGGCCGCCATGAATAATGCAACAAGTAtgggcaacagcaacaacgcgATGGCTGCTCTCGAGATACGACGCATCGACGTAAAGGACACAACAATAAGCATTAATGGCCTCAAGAAGGATGTGCTCTACGAGCTGGTGGTGAAGGCTGGCAATAGCTACG GTGCCAGCGTGCTCACAGATCCGATTAGGTTCACCCTCGGCGAGCACCATGTGACCTCGGCCACCAGCAGCTACTCAAGTGCCGTGGGCACCATCAGTGGCATTGTGGCCAGCATTTTGGCCATTCTcctggcggcggcggccattGTGTTCTATCGCCGACAGCGCTCCACCTACGGAAAATCAGCCAACGGCAATGTGGCGTTCGAGAATCCCACCTACACCAGGGGCCTCGAACAGGTGCAG CTACCCACCGTCACATCGGCCATCACGACGCAAAATGGCAACCACCATGggatgagcagcagcaacaacaacggcagcagcaacagtcacAGTCATGGTCGTAATGGCATCGCCGCCACCATGACGACATCCACAACGACAACGGCGCcgacggcagcggcagcggcagcgtcATCGGCCACCTCGGCAGGTGTCGCACTCACGGGGAAcaagcaacatcagcagcagcagcagcaacagcagcagcaacacaagaGTGCGGCAGATGCGGCGCATCACTTTCATAACCCGCTCAGCAATACGCAGTGCAATGAAGTAAATCCCACAATTTATGAAGAGCTCAAACTTGGCCAAGAAGGTGCTGGATTTAAGAAACTTGTGCCATAA